The Eleutherodactylus coqui strain aEleCoq1 chromosome 10, aEleCoq1.hap1, whole genome shotgun sequence genome contains the following window.
ACTGCCAGCAGTACCCGGTCCTACTCCCCCCTGCTGAACCACCCTGCCCCCCGGCTGAACTAGAGGCCGAGCCGAAGGACCCGGCACTGCCCTGAAAGGGCTGACCGAACCGCGcgggggccattactctcaaccaTAGACCTATATCTTTGTGATCCCATCTGATCGATGGGCGCACTGCCttacgctgcctgaactgctcatcatagcgcagccaggtctgtccCCCATACACTCGATAGGCCTCACCAATGGAGTCCATGTAACAGAAAAGGCCGGAGCAATTGTCCGGCGCTTTTTCTCCGATTACGCTCGCTAGAATGGCAAACGCCTGCAGCCAGTTCGCGAACGTCTGGGGTATAAGGCGCCACCtacgcttctcctcctcctcttttttaaacTCAGTCCGCTTTCCCTTgtctaaattaaatttttccaagggtaggagggagaatatctcgacatattcgtccctccaaatcttttccctcacctcttttttTAGGTGGGCCCCCAACGggccctcaaagcagacgtaGACCTCGCCTTTTGCCTTATCGTCTAGCCGCACCCCCTCCCCGTCCTTTTCTGTCTGGACCGCTACTGCCACCCCGGCCGATCCCCCTGACTCCAACGTACCTGCTGCACCCCCCACTTGAGAGATTTCCCCAGTGGATTGTGCCCCCGTCTGTAACCCGCTCGTGGACATCTGTCCTACCAGCGGGGCAGATTGTAACACCCCAaccgcctgtcctaccccagtcccACCAGCAAACGGTCCTCCCGGTCCGTCCCTAATGCTGGACGACGCACTGCATGGTGAGTTCCATGCTGTGACAGGCGACGGAGCGTAACCTACCCCCTGCCTCCTCAGCAATTCTAATACCACCCCCAGCAATGCACCTGCTTCGCCGCCTACCCCTAGCGCGTTAGTTAATGCAGCGCTACCCCCCGCAAATACCCCACTACTAGACCCCGCATGCGCCACGCGGCTAACATTGCTGGACACACCAGACATAGAGCAtgactcacctggctgcgtaggggctgtggacccaccagccgccgaccagtcttgCCGCTGTTCCTCCTGGACTCTGCTAACGCCGGGCTGTGACCGCTCTGCTGGGACCGCAACCGCCTCCGATCTTCTTGGTGCCGAAGAAACATAGGCCACCTCTGTCGCCGTCGCACGCCTTCCGGATGACTCCGCCGCCGGGCCCCGAGAAACCGCGGGCCGCCCGTCACTTGAACTGTTGCAGGGCTGCTCCCCCTCCGATGCACCTCCGGGTGAGCAGCCCCCGACCCCTTCCAGGCTCTTTGCTTTCTGTGCAGCGcttggccccgcccccctctcagcacggggcCTCGCGCTGCCCGCCGCACCTCGTCTTTTGGCGGGAGTCCTCCCCgccctgctccccctgcctgttggtgttgccgGGGGGAGCCTACTACGGGGGGGGGCCGGAGAGGCACTCCGCAGCCTCTGCCTGCGTGAGGGAGCGTGCTCGGGGCTCAGTCTCTCTGGTGCACGCGCCCTCCGCGGCCGCTCTTTTGCCagccccgctggtgctgccgccgccggccccgcaccTGTCCTCCGACTCCGGACCTCTGCAGCCGCCTCTGCACCTCCCGCCGCCTCCGCTCGAGctcccgctgctcctgcttctgccgccgctgccgtggataccgccgctgctcccagggcttCACCGGAGAGCTGGACAAGCCAGTCCAGCCCCCTTTCTTCTGCCTCCGCCCGGATCTTCTCGAGGATCGCCTCCATCTTCTCCCGGTAAGTGGCTGGTCTTCgggctcttctttttcttttcttcttctttgggaCTGCCTCCGCTGCTTCTTTTTCGGCACCTCGGGTCTCCGGTCTTCAGTCTCCCTGCCTCGCTGCCGTCTGCCGCGCTCTTCAGCTCCGCCGGGCACCTCAGGTCTGCTGGGCTCTTTGGGACTGCTGggctcttcggtccgctggggtcttcggtccgctggggtcttcggtccgctggggtcttcggtccgctggggtcttcggtccgctggggtcttcggtccgctggggtcttctaacttcagcttctttcttcctcttcttctggacgctGTAATGGCCTTTCCCTGCGCTACCCCTCTATTTAACCCCCTcttcctaagctccgccccctcccggcatcctctactctaattaacccccctcctccccgttaaccctatcatgctgccttcctcctaccgccctgcgggcttccggctccggcagacCTTTATTGCACCACCACAAACTTAACATATAAGGGAGACCTCTTGCTTAGTGCCATCCACTATCACAACAATTGACATGGACAAAGGCAGCAGGAGCATTCAGGTGCAGTAAAAACAGGtgttttctttattccatccttagTAATCACGCAAcatttcggccgttacaaacttgacaaaggctgtttgtaacggccgaaacgttgcgtgattactgaggatggaataaagaaaatacCTGTTTTTACTGCACCTGAATGCTCCTGCTGCCTTTTTTGGATAAACTTTAGGAATTGTTTGGAAGATTGGGATCTGTCTCCTGATTAACGGCTGTGCAGGAagagcctccccttggataagggtttgctgtagtGCTGCTGGTACTTGTGTGTTTTTGGGGTGAACAATTGACATAGACAGTGAATGCCCTACATAAGGAATTACTACTGTGTATGCGAAAGAGCCACAGAAATAGCTTTATTCCTGTGCAGAAGTTAACGCACAAACCGACATGGTTTAGCTTGTCAGTTCTAACaccaataaataaaaaattgtggAGCGTGTATAGTTATCGGTGACTATGCACTGCATTGCTGCATGGCCTTATCACATCCGGAGAGACGCAAGTTACCTTTACTGGTTTGAACTTACTGCCTAAATTATGAAATATTTATGTTCAAACAACTGCCACCTAGTTTTATGAGATGTGTGATGAACACGGTGAGAGCAGTTGGGAATCAAACGTTCACAACACAAGCTGAAAAGGAAGTAGAAACCTAACGCCAATTGCAACATTTGAACAAATAAGTTGTTTCACACTTGTTCACGTAAGAGCTAATTCTATAAGCAAAGAAACAGAGAGGGGCAGTGTGATTCATTGAGAGAATATAAAATTACAAATGCTTCAGAATTAAACATTCAGTGAAAAGCACAGTAATAAAGTGCAACGTGTAGCGTTATAACAGACGCGCAGCGCCTTTTTCTGACGTGCATCGAGCCCTTATTTCTACTAAGGCAACTACGTATGGGAATGCACACATGACTCATTATTGAGTCAGCAATTTGGGGAAAATCTTGCGATTTTTCTCATAATGGCTT
Protein-coding sequences here:
- the LOC136580524 gene encoding armadillo repeat-containing X-linked protein 2-like — translated: MEAILEKIRAEAEERGLDWLVQLSGEALGAAAVSTAAAAEAGAAGARAEAAGGAEAAAEVRSRRTGAGPAAAAPAGLAKERPRRARAPERLSPEHAPSRRQRLRSASPAPPRSRLPPATPTGRGSRAGRTPAKRRGAAGSARPRAERGAGPSAAQKAKSLEGVGGCSPGGASEGEQPCNSSSDGRPAVSRGPAAESSGRRATATEVAYVSSAPRRSEAVAVPAERSQPGVSRVQEEQRQDWSAAGGSTAPTQPVGAVPDTGAGCGEGGEEVPVSNLERDGRPALVWILGDSYVFWGAERAGVRPNGRQLRFQKSEAIVRWMGIRGMTWGSVLEEVERRVRWDRAPEVLVIHVGGNDLGKRRFRDLSRDIRYDCLRLQASYPGTVVVWSEIVPRKVWRGAQSEKGLNRARVKLNREVSRFLGSKGGVAARHIDLEKGVGNYWRSDGVHLNDIGIDLWTEGLQEGIERALLVWGAAQAQGGRASLAVAGEGEGPLEPV